One part of the Paenibacillus silvisoli genome encodes these proteins:
- a CDS encoding MFS transporter gives MEQGKHAVQSRWFAGKSKSKLRTVTNEGGKRDYDSRALDSQAILLLAVQALLGIANALSGTFLPVYLWKESQSFALIGWFNFTQYLVSGLTFWLAGKWVKEHNKMNSLRLGVALSGVFYFVVLMLGKSAVTYVVPLGMLIGIGNGCFWLAFNVVYFEITEPGNRDRFNGWAGLLGSGAGIIAPWISGWLITANQGERGYSIIFTVSSIIFAVAVVLSFWLKKRETSGTYEWLQGIRVLRERGNPWRHAVPAIVSQGIREGVFMFLIGLLVYIATKNEGKLGNFSLITSLVALVSFWMVGRILKPHRRRTAMMVGAIAITAIISVLFWPLSYRTLLIFGLGTALFMPLYIIPLTSAVFDLIGADENSARQREEYVILREAGLTVGRVIGVSSYLLILPYIDRSSYIVPSLMLLVGAFPLVSWWLMRGLLGKGSGEHERASSRG, from the coding sequence TTGGAGCAAGGCAAGCATGCCGTGCAATCACGCTGGTTCGCGGGAAAGTCGAAGAGCAAGCTGCGCACAGTCACGAATGAGGGCGGTAAACGAGATTACGATAGCCGGGCTTTGGACAGCCAGGCGATTTTATTGCTGGCCGTACAAGCGCTGCTTGGTATAGCGAATGCGCTTTCCGGCACGTTTTTGCCGGTCTACTTATGGAAAGAGAGCCAGTCCTTCGCGTTGATCGGCTGGTTCAACTTCACGCAGTATCTGGTCAGCGGGCTGACGTTCTGGCTTGCGGGGAAATGGGTGAAGGAGCATAACAAAATGAATAGTCTCCGGCTCGGCGTCGCGCTGTCCGGAGTTTTCTATTTTGTCGTCTTGATGCTGGGGAAATCCGCGGTCACTTATGTGGTGCCATTAGGCATGCTGATCGGCATCGGCAACGGCTGCTTCTGGCTCGCGTTTAACGTCGTCTACTTTGAAATTACGGAGCCGGGCAATCGGGACCGGTTTAACGGCTGGGCAGGCTTGCTCGGTTCCGGCGCGGGCATCATTGCGCCTTGGATATCCGGGTGGCTTATTACGGCCAATCAAGGGGAGCGCGGCTATTCGATCATTTTCACGGTCTCCTCGATAATTTTTGCGGTGGCGGTTGTGCTTAGCTTCTGGCTCAAGAAGCGCGAAACGAGCGGAACCTATGAGTGGCTGCAAGGCATCCGGGTGTTGAGGGAACGCGGAAACCCATGGCGGCATGCCGTCCCGGCCATCGTATCGCAAGGGATTCGCGAAGGCGTGTTCATGTTTCTGATCGGTTTGCTTGTCTATATTGCGACGAAGAACGAGGGCAAGCTCGGCAATTTCTCGCTCATTACGTCGCTGGTCGCGCTGGTCAGCTTTTGGATGGTCGGCCGCATCCTCAAGCCGCATCGAAGACGCACCGCGATGATGGTCGGCGCCATTGCGATCACGGCGATCATTTCCGTGCTGTTCTGGCCGCTCAGTTACCGGACGCTGCTGATCTTCGGCCTAGGTACTGCGCTCTTTATGCCACTGTATATTATTCCTTTGACGTCGGCTGTCTTTGACTTGATCGGCGCGGACGAGAATAGCGCGCGGCAGCGGGAGGAGTATGTCATTCTGCGCGAAGCGGGCTTAACCGTCGGCAGGGTCATCGGCGTGTCCTCGTATTTATTGATTTTGCCTTATATCGACCGTTCTTCTTATATCGTGCCTTCGCTTATGCTGCTGGTCGGCGCTTTTCCGCTGGTCAGCTGGTGGCTCATGCGGGGCTTGCTAGGAAAGGGGAGCGGCGAACACGAACGGGCCTCCTCGCGAGGCTGA
- a CDS encoding cob(I)yrinic acid a,c-diamide adenosyltransferase: protein MKLYTRTGDGGDTSVKGGRVRKDDSRVEAYGTVDELNSFVGQTAAVAAREGLNELVAELLEIQQELFDCGSDLAFADPSGRDLKLADSSAVRLESWIDAHTAASPAIARFILPGGSEVSALLHVCRTVCRRAERRIVTLSAEVPVHPPVKTYMNRLSDYFFAAARYANVRIGVPDTEYIRSADVFRKKSDD, encoded by the coding sequence TTGAAATTATATACACGCACCGGTGACGGGGGAGACACGTCGGTGAAAGGCGGCAGAGTCCGCAAGGATGACAGCCGCGTGGAAGCGTACGGTACGGTCGATGAGCTGAACAGCTTCGTCGGGCAGACGGCTGCGGTCGCTGCACGGGAAGGATTGAACGAGCTCGTGGCGGAGCTGCTGGAAATTCAGCAGGAGCTGTTCGACTGCGGCTCCGATTTGGCGTTCGCCGATCCGAGCGGGCGCGACTTGAAGCTGGCCGATTCGTCGGCCGTCCGCCTGGAAAGCTGGATCGATGCGCATACGGCAGCGTCGCCGGCGATTGCGCGGTTTATTTTGCCGGGCGGGAGCGAAGTGTCGGCGCTGCTGCATGTGTGCAGGACGGTATGCCGCCGGGCGGAGCGCCGCATCGTGACGCTGTCCGCGGAGGTGCCGGTCCATCCGCCGGTTAAAACGTACATGAACCGGTTGTCCGATTACTTCTTCGCGGCGGCTCGCTATGCGAACGTCCGAATTGGAGTGCCGGATACGGAATACATTCGGAGCGCGGACGTGTTCCGCAAGAAGAGCGATGACTGA
- a CDS encoding CotH kinase family protein translates to MSGEGLPIRKITISREDLYRLESDVWSNEFASVKLEINGQKMDAQLRFRGGHTRTYPKKSYEIRYGSNHILHWNAEFDDPSMIRNALSFHFFNMINVPSPKTRHMSLELNGYPHGVYLEIESVDDLFFKRRGIGSQALIYAVNDKGNFGLYDPETGLPKESLFDGYRVMKGDDSTQTKLSRFIKRINQPATSNLKSYLANRLDVYLYLKWLAGAVLTGNYDGFEQNYALYEHSSSGKYRIIPWDYEGTWGRNCYGRLCGSDLVDVRGYNALTKKVLSYKSYRQAYRKILANLLESKFTVKTIEPIIANMYEKLTPAVRDDFTRKWPFSSFEDEPQVFIDYIQERRAIIEEELKNWTN, encoded by the coding sequence ATGTCCGGGGAAGGACTGCCTATTCGCAAAATTACGATCAGCAGAGAGGACCTATATAGGCTGGAGTCCGATGTATGGAGCAATGAGTTCGCTTCCGTCAAGCTGGAGATCAATGGACAGAAGATGGATGCGCAGCTCCGATTCCGCGGCGGCCATACGCGAACCTATCCGAAAAAATCGTACGAAATCCGCTACGGCAGCAATCACATTTTGCATTGGAACGCCGAGTTTGACGACCCGTCCATGATCCGCAACGCGCTCTCGTTCCATTTTTTCAATATGATCAACGTGCCTTCGCCAAAGACCCGGCATATGTCGCTGGAGCTTAACGGCTATCCGCACGGCGTCTATCTGGAAATCGAATCGGTCGACGATCTCTTCTTCAAACGGAGGGGCATCGGTTCGCAGGCGCTTATTTACGCCGTCAACGACAAAGGCAATTTCGGCCTGTACGACCCGGAAACCGGTTTGCCCAAGGAATCGCTCTTCGATGGCTACCGCGTCATGAAGGGGGACGACAGCACCCAAACCAAGCTCAGCCGCTTCATTAAACGCATCAACCAGCCGGCTACCTCGAACCTGAAGAGCTATCTCGCTAACCGGCTCGACGTTTATTTATATTTAAAATGGCTTGCAGGCGCCGTGCTAACGGGCAACTACGACGGATTTGAACAGAACTATGCCCTCTACGAGCATAGCAGCAGCGGGAAATACCGGATCATTCCATGGGATTACGAGGGGACTTGGGGCCGCAACTGCTACGGGAGACTGTGCGGCAGCGATTTGGTGGATGTGCGGGGCTACAATGCGTTGACCAAGAAGGTGTTGTCTTACAAGTCGTACAGGCAAGCGTACCGGAAAATCCTTGCGAATTTGCTGGAAAGCAAGTTTACGGTCAAAACGATCGAGCCGATCATCGCCAACATGTATGAGAAGTTAACGCCGGCCGTCAGGGACGATTTTACGCGAAAATGGCCCTTCAGCTCCTTCGAGGACGAACCGCAAGTGTTCATCGACTACATTCAAGAGCGCAGGGCCATTATTGAAGAAGAGCTGAAAAACTGGACGAATTAA
- a CDS encoding Lrp/AsnC family transcriptional regulator, with protein MNERKMQILELLKEDARRSADLIATMLDAPAAEVKQAIAEMEQDHVIVKYATVVNWSKVEDEKVTALIEVQITPERGRGFEGIAERIYLYPEVKSVYLMSGAYDLLVEVQGKTLKDVASFVSNKLSPIDAVLSTKTFFILKKYKQDGIIFEENEDDHRLLVSP; from the coding sequence ATGAATGAACGGAAAATGCAAATACTTGAACTGCTGAAGGAAGATGCAAGACGCAGCGCGGATCTGATCGCGACGATGCTGGACGCGCCGGCGGCGGAGGTGAAGCAGGCGATTGCGGAAATGGAGCAGGATCATGTCATCGTCAAATATGCGACCGTAGTCAATTGGAGCAAGGTTGAAGATGAGAAAGTAACCGCCCTTATCGAGGTTCAAATTACGCCGGAGCGCGGACGCGGCTTCGAAGGCATTGCGGAGCGCATTTATTTATACCCGGAAGTGAAATCGGTTTATCTCATGTCGGGCGCCTACGATCTGCTCGTTGAGGTGCAAGGGAAGACGCTGAAGGATGTCGCTTCTTTCGTATCCAACAAGCTGTCGCCGATCGACGCCGTGCTTTCGACGAAAACCTTTTTCATTTTGAAAAAATATAAGCAGGACGGCATTATATTCGAAGAGAACGAGGACGACCACCGTCTTCTCGTCTCGCCGTAA
- a CDS encoding DUF350 domain-containing protein, whose amino-acid sequence MEQEIDQLLSNKYAASLAYVSVTVLALVVFLYLFEFVTRYKCWQEIKRGNLAVAMATGGKIFGICNLFRFSIEANEGVYQSLIWATFGFALLIGAYLLFEFLTPVFRIDVEIEKDNRAVGFIAMMISVSLSYVIGATVV is encoded by the coding sequence ATGGAACAAGAAATCGATCAATTGCTTAGCAACAAGTATGCGGCTTCGCTTGCGTATGTATCGGTGACGGTGCTCGCTCTGGTTGTGTTCCTGTACCTGTTCGAGTTCGTCACCCGCTACAAATGCTGGCAGGAAATCAAGCGGGGCAACCTCGCGGTGGCGATGGCGACGGGCGGGAAAATATTCGGCATTTGCAATCTGTTCCGGTTCTCCATAGAAGCGAACGAAGGCGTGTACCAAAGCTTGATATGGGCGACGTTCGGCTTCGCGCTGCTGATCGGCGCGTATCTGTTGTTCGAATTTTTGACGCCCGTATTTCGAATCGACGTAGAGATCGAGAAGGATAACCGTGCCGTCGGCTTTATTGCGATGATGATTTCGGTATCGTTGTCTTACGTCATAGGCGCCACAGTAGTGTAG
- a CDS encoding spore coat protein has product MYQQQNQQQQQGHQPILSDEDLAYSVLADLKRVVREYATAATEANCQMIRQLFTNLMNSTLQLQGNLYNLMQQQNMYDTSSPALRQEVDKQLKQNQQTAQKTEQFLQQLHLGNSSGYRGMPYTGNYQSPMQQQSHQPNPGANPFFM; this is encoded by the coding sequence ATGTATCAGCAGCAAAATCAACAGCAGCAGCAAGGACATCAGCCGATTTTATCTGATGAAGATTTAGCTTACTCGGTTCTGGCCGATCTGAAGCGGGTTGTGCGCGAATACGCAACGGCCGCAACAGAGGCGAACTGCCAAATGATCCGTCAGTTGTTTACGAATCTGATGAACAGCACGCTGCAGCTTCAGGGCAACCTGTACAATTTGATGCAGCAGCAAAATATGTACGACACGTCGTCCCCGGCGCTTCGCCAAGAAGTGGACAAGCAGCTGAAGCAGAATCAGCAAACCGCGCAGAAGACGGAGCAGTTTTTGCAGCAGCTGCATCTTGGCAATAGCTCGGGCTATCGCGGGATGCCGTACACAGGAAATTATCAATCGCCGATGCAGCAGCAGAGTCATCAGCCGAATCCGGGCGCCAATCCTTTCTTCATGTAA
- a CDS encoding aspartyl-phosphate phosphatase Spo0E family protein — translation MTCAKTGLKLLSSSSIRRLEDEIYALRMKMEQSYVEEATFGSEKVIDLSRRLDKKINEYMQFRRAWAQQT, via the coding sequence ATGACTTGTGCGAAAACGGGTCTTAAGCTTTTGTCCTCATCATCGATCCGCCGGCTGGAAGACGAAATTTATGCGCTGCGCATGAAGATGGAGCAGTCTTACGTCGAAGAAGCGACGTTCGGCTCAGAGAAAGTCATTGACCTAAGCCGCAGACTGGATAAAAAAATAAATGAATATATGCAATTCAGAAGAGCCTGGGCGCAGCAGACCTAG
- a CDS encoding RluA family pseudouridine synthase yields the protein MTYYEPLVVEVTEEDGGKMVRTVLERRLGVSRKLLSRLKLTEQGITVNGERVYTNDRVGAGDRIELRMEQEESDDILPEPMELDIVYEDADVLVVNKPPGIIVHPTHGHYTGTLANGVVHHWKQLGERVRFRPIHRLDEETSGLVAIAKTPYVHQQLSEQLQAGEVDKRYRAYMYGCPADGAGTVNEPIDRDADNPHLRVVTPEGYPSVTHYEVEAVYGDKAAAKVNIKLETGRTHQIRVHMKHLGCPLIGDKLYGYADEGYEGSAPAASASLEAAVSRQALHAAILSFTHPITRERMMFEAVLPDDLSRLETALRQL from the coding sequence ATGACGTATTATGAGCCGCTTGTCGTGGAAGTCACGGAAGAGGACGGCGGCAAAATGGTCCGGACGGTGCTCGAGCGCCGTCTCGGGGTCTCTCGCAAGCTGCTGTCGCGGCTCAAGCTGACGGAGCAAGGGATTACGGTGAACGGGGAGCGCGTGTACACGAATGACCGCGTCGGCGCCGGAGACCGGATTGAGCTGCGAATGGAGCAGGAAGAATCGGACGATATTTTGCCGGAGCCGATGGAGCTTGATATCGTGTATGAGGATGCGGACGTGCTGGTCGTCAATAAACCGCCGGGCATCATCGTGCATCCGACGCATGGTCATTATACGGGGACGCTGGCGAACGGCGTCGTGCATCATTGGAAGCAGCTAGGGGAACGGGTGCGCTTTCGGCCGATTCACCGGCTGGACGAGGAGACCTCGGGGCTGGTCGCCATCGCGAAAACCCCTTATGTCCACCAGCAGCTGTCCGAACAGCTGCAGGCCGGAGAAGTGGACAAGCGTTACCGGGCTTATATGTACGGTTGCCCGGCTGACGGGGCCGGAACCGTGAACGAGCCGATTGACCGGGATGCGGACAATCCGCATTTGCGCGTCGTGACGCCTGAAGGCTATCCGTCGGTCACTCACTATGAAGTGGAGGCCGTGTACGGAGACAAAGCCGCGGCAAAAGTGAACATCAAACTGGAGACGGGGCGCACGCACCAAATCCGGGTGCATATGAAGCATCTCGGCTGCCCGCTGATCGGGGACAAGCTGTACGGCTATGCCGACGAAGGCTATGAAGGCAGCGCGCCGGCCGCATCCGCTTCGCTGGAAGCGGCGGTTTCGCGGCAGGCGCTGCACGCCGCGATCTTGTCGTTCACGCACCCGATTACGCGGGAGCGGATGATGTTCGAGGCGGTGCTGCCGGACGATTTAAGCCGATTGGAAACAGCGCTGCGGCAGTTGTAG
- a CDS encoding aminotransferase class I/II-fold pyridoxal phosphate-dependent enzyme, translated as MIKEEEIQSGTTLTRRASMADYLSPSVRAIKPSGIRRFFDLASGRKDIITLGVGEPDFVTPWHVREASVHALEMGKTQYTSNAGTPELREEIGIYLKREFDVAYDPAKEVLVTVGGSEAIDLALRALIAPGDEILVPEPCYISYSPITALSGGVPVGVETFAKDQFKLTAESLKAAITPRSKVLILCYPSNPTGGIMTYEDWLPIAKVVEEHDLIVISDEIYAELTYGTKHVSFASLPGMKDRTILVSGFSKAFAMTGWRIGYACGHQELIAAMLKIHQYTVMCASNMAQIAALEALRNGMDEKNRMVESYNQRRRLIVQGFRDIGLQCHEPQGAFYAFPSIAGLGVTSEEFATGLLNEQNVAAVPGDVFGLGGEGHLRCSYATSVTLITEAIDRIGQYVRKLKGN; from the coding sequence ATGATTAAAGAGGAAGAAATTCAAAGCGGCACGACGCTGACTCGCCGCGCGTCGATGGCTGATTATTTATCCCCCTCGGTGCGGGCGATCAAGCCGTCGGGCATCCGCAGATTTTTCGATTTGGCCAGCGGCCGCAAAGATATTATTACGCTCGGCGTAGGCGAACCGGACTTCGTCACGCCATGGCATGTGCGCGAAGCGTCCGTTCATGCTCTAGAAATGGGCAAAACGCAATATACTTCCAATGCGGGCACACCGGAGCTGCGCGAAGAGATCGGCATCTACTTGAAGCGGGAGTTCGACGTTGCTTACGATCCGGCGAAAGAAGTTCTTGTGACGGTCGGCGGCAGCGAAGCGATCGATCTCGCGCTGCGCGCGCTGATCGCTCCCGGAGACGAGATTTTGGTTCCGGAGCCTTGCTATATTTCCTATTCGCCGATTACGGCGCTGAGCGGCGGCGTGCCGGTAGGCGTAGAAACGTTCGCGAAGGATCAGTTCAAGCTGACCGCGGAATCGCTGAAGGCGGCCATTACGCCACGCTCGAAAGTACTTATTCTCTGTTACCCAAGCAATCCGACGGGCGGCATCATGACGTACGAGGATTGGCTGCCGATCGCGAAGGTCGTCGAGGAGCACGATTTGATCGTCATTTCCGACGAAATCTATGCGGAGCTCACGTACGGCACGAAGCATGTCAGCTTCGCGTCGCTGCCCGGCATGAAGGACAGAACGATCTTGGTGAGCGGCTTTTCGAAAGCTTTTGCGATGACGGGCTGGCGGATCGGTTACGCTTGCGGCCACCAGGAGCTTATTGCGGCGATGCTTAAGATCCACCAGTACACGGTCATGTGCGCTTCGAATATGGCGCAGATCGCGGCGCTGGAGGCGCTTCGCAACGGTATGGATGAAAAGAACCGCATGGTGGAATCTTACAATCAGCGGCGCAGACTGATCGTGCAGGGCTTCCGCGACATCGGGCTGCAATGCCATGAGCCGCAGGGTGCGTTCTACGCGTTCCCTTCCATTGCCGGCTTAGGCGTAACCTCGGAGGAATTCGCGACCGGACTTCTGAACGAGCAGAACGTGGCTGCGGTTCCGGGGGATGTATTCGGACTTGGCGGCGAAGGCCATCTTCGCTGTTCCTATGCGACATCGGTGACGTTAATTACGGAAGCGATTGATCGGATCGGGCAATATGTGAGGAAACTTAAGGGAAATTAA
- the cysK gene encoding cysteine synthase A: MPRIVNNVTELIGNTPVVALRRLKEPGMADVLVKLERFNPSGSVKDRAAFSLIEAAEAAGLIAPGSTIIEPTSGNTGIGLAMNAAARGYKLILVLPDNMTKERIGLLRAYGAEVVLTPAAERMPGAIKRALKLQAERPGSFIPNQFENKANPAIHRVTTAPEIIRQTGGRLDVFVATAGTGGTITGTGEALKAAIPGLYIAVVEPKGSPVLSGGKPGPHKLVGTSPGFVPAILNTSIYDEIVQVADEDAIDTMRALARKEGLLLGPSSGAAVWAAMQQARRIGEGGRVLCIAPDSGERYLSMGLF; the protein is encoded by the coding sequence ATGCCCCGTATAGTAAATAATGTGACCGAGCTGATCGGCAATACGCCGGTCGTTGCGCTCCGGAGGCTGAAGGAGCCGGGAATGGCGGACGTACTGGTAAAGCTCGAGCGGTTCAATCCGAGCGGCAGCGTGAAGGACCGAGCGGCCTTCTCGCTGATCGAGGCTGCCGAAGCGGCGGGCCTGATCGCGCCCGGCTCCACGATTATCGAGCCGACGAGCGGAAACACCGGCATCGGACTTGCCATGAACGCGGCGGCGCGAGGCTACAAATTGATACTCGTCCTGCCGGATAACATGACGAAGGAGCGGATCGGCCTGCTCCGAGCATACGGCGCCGAGGTCGTGCTTACGCCGGCTGCCGAGCGCATGCCTGGCGCCATCAAGCGCGCATTGAAGCTGCAGGCAGAGCGTCCCGGCAGCTTCATTCCGAACCAATTCGAGAATAAAGCGAACCCGGCCATCCACCGGGTGACGACCGCGCCGGAAATCATCCGTCAAACCGGCGGCCGTTTGGACGTCTTCGTCGCAACGGCGGGAACCGGCGGCACGATTACGGGAACCGGCGAAGCGCTTAAGGCGGCGATTCCGGGGCTGTACATCGCGGTCGTCGAGCCGAAAGGCTCGCCTGTCCTATCCGGCGGCAAGCCCGGCCCGCATAAGCTTGTCGGCACCAGCCCCGGCTTCGTCCCGGCCATTCTGAACACGTCGATCTATGACGAGATCGTTCAGGTGGCCGACGAGGACGCGATCGATACGATGCGGGCGCTTGCCCGTAAGGAGGGGCTGCTGCTTGGGCCGTCCTCCGGCGCGGCCGTATGGGCTGCCATGCAGCAAGCCCGCCGAATCGGAGAGGGCGGGCGCGTGCTGTGCATCGCCCCGGACAGCGGCGAGCGGTATTTAAGTATGGGATTGTTTTAA
- a CDS encoding MFS transporter produces the protein MRSPANLRVFNFLYFALLAMFISFLPVYLDAQGLAATEIGFIIGTGGFVSLFASPFWGMISDRTKTIRKVLLLLVACSTVAGYMLYASGSFLLLVAFTMLMYFFLLSMDPLTESLNFQTAEARGVSYGSIRTFGALGYAVMSLAVGYVMKLFGVEGMAPLFAVIGVISFFVVLTLADAPAASKPVKLKALGQFLSHRETLMFLVLIFMAAVPSRANDTYLGVYLRELGGGPELIGQAWFLAAGSEILVFALSFWWMRQGKEMALIAFASLFYFLRFFLSAWITDPHVLTYLQVLQIFTFPIFYTAAIQYLYRIVPDEWRATGQTVLALLFFGVSGIVASYAGGWLYETFSGHVYYLVISAVSCCAFLFSLALLAVYGKKQRTSPQEMRAS, from the coding sequence ATGAGATCACCTGCGAATTTAAGAGTGTTTAATTTTTTGTATTTTGCGCTGCTGGCTATGTTTATCTCGTTCTTGCCCGTTTATTTGGACGCGCAGGGATTGGCCGCAACGGAAATCGGCTTCATCATCGGGACCGGCGGCTTCGTGTCGCTCTTCGCATCGCCGTTCTGGGGGATGATCAGCGACCGGACGAAGACGATCCGGAAGGTGCTGCTGCTGCTCGTCGCATGCTCCACGGTTGCCGGCTACATGCTCTATGCGTCGGGAAGCTTCTTGCTGCTCGTCGCGTTTACGATGCTGATGTATTTCTTTCTGCTCTCGATGGACCCGCTGACGGAAAGCTTGAATTTCCAGACGGCGGAGGCGAGGGGCGTCAGCTATGGCTCGATCCGCACGTTCGGCGCGCTTGGTTATGCGGTCATGTCGCTCGCCGTCGGGTATGTCATGAAGCTGTTCGGCGTGGAAGGGATGGCGCCGTTGTTCGCCGTCATTGGCGTCATCAGCTTCTTTGTTGTGCTGACGCTTGCCGATGCGCCGGCCGCGAGCAAGCCGGTTAAGCTGAAGGCGCTCGGTCAGTTCCTATCTCACCGGGAGACTCTGATGTTCCTTGTGCTGATTTTTATGGCCGCAGTGCCTTCCAGGGCAAATGACACGTATCTGGGCGTATACTTACGGGAGCTTGGCGGAGGCCCGGAGTTGATCGGACAAGCTTGGTTTCTGGCCGCCGGCAGCGAAATTCTCGTGTTCGCCCTCAGCTTCTGGTGGATGCGCCAAGGCAAGGAGATGGCTTTGATCGCGTTTGCGAGCTTATTCTATTTTCTGCGCTTCTTCCTCTCAGCCTGGATTACGGACCCGCATGTGCTGACGTATTTGCAGGTGCTGCAAATTTTCACGTTCCCGATCTTCTACACGGCGGCGATTCAATATTTGTACCGCATCGTTCCGGATGAATGGCGCGCGACAGGCCAAACGGTGCTGGCGCTGCTGTTCTTCGGCGTATCGGGCATCGTTGCTTCCTATGCAGGGGGCTGGCTTTACGAGACGTTTAGCGGTCACGTCTATTATTTGGTCATCTCCGCGGTGTCGTGCTGCGCGTTCTTGTTCAGCTTGGCGCTGCTTGCGGTATATGGAAAGAAGCAGCGGACGAGCCCGCAGGAAATGCGCGCCAGCTAG
- a CDS encoding DUF2642 domain-containing protein, protein MKHRHPLLDRYVELDISGKTIPIRGKLIDLGQDILVLHNGTQFLYVPLIHLQQLRLAKSEAQEIDVPELPFEPQNDPISYRKVLMNAKGMFSELYITGNQSIHGYLTSVMNDFFVFYSPVYHSVIISLHHLKYLIPYNPNVTPYTLTPEQFPLKPSPITLARTFDQQLRKLVGEFVILDLGENPNKIGVLKGIDQNMIELSTAGGNAVYLHFDHVKTVHLP, encoded by the coding sequence ATGAAACATCGTCACCCTTTACTAGACCGTTATGTCGAGCTTGATATTTCGGGAAAAACGATTCCTATCCGCGGCAAACTGATCGATCTAGGTCAAGATATTCTCGTGCTTCATAACGGTACGCAATTTCTGTACGTTCCTTTGATCCACTTGCAGCAGCTGCGTCTTGCGAAGAGCGAAGCGCAGGAAATAGACGTGCCGGAGCTCCCGTTCGAGCCGCAGAACGACCCGATCTCATACCGCAAAGTATTGATGAACGCCAAGGGCATGTTTTCCGAGCTCTATATTACCGGCAATCAATCGATCCACGGCTACCTTACGAGCGTCATGAACGATTTCTTCGTCTTCTATTCGCCGGTCTACCATTCGGTCATCATTTCGCTGCACCACCTCAAGTATCTGATTCCTTACAACCCGAACGTGACGCCATACACGCTGACGCCGGAGCAGTTTCCGCTAAAACCGTCCCCGATAACGCTCGCGCGTACGTTTGACCAACAACTGAGAAAGCTGGTCGGTGAGTTCGTCATTCTGGATCTCGGCGAGAATCCGAACAAGATCGGTGTCCTCAAAGGCATCGACCAAAATATGATCGAGCTCTCGACAGCGGGCGGCAATGCAGTCTACTTGCACTTCGATCACGTAAAGACGGTTCATTTGCCTTGA